One Roseomonas gilardii subsp. gilardii genomic region harbors:
- a CDS encoding alpha/beta fold hydrolase — MVPPRSSKSSCDAWQSWSGAWPISARTRREALRLLRALDASGSNADELRAAVARRLFDLDSGLIGGLAAYRRYEPLPERPVHPVLWQEGASRLLDHGPPGRGEASGPTLFFVPSLVNRAWVLDLMPGHSILAWLAGQGARPLLLDWGYPGDVERGMDLTGFVAGRLERALAAVPGPVVLVGYCMGGLLALAAAMRRPDRVRALALLATPWDFHAGDQAPRARSLAGLLPLLEPALAATGTLPVEAIQTLFAQLDPFGVARKFRAFARLKPGSERAAHFVALEDWLNDGVPLPAPVARECLGGWYGQNTPARLQWRVAGEAVDPARWRGPAFVAIPHRDRIVPPDSARALAEALPGALRHDAAAGHIGMVAGRTGETVLWRPLLDWARGLG; from the coding sequence ATGGTTCCGCCGCGCTCGTCGAAGTCCTCCTGCGACGCGTGGCAGAGCTGGAGCGGCGCCTGGCCGATCTCGGCCCGGACCCGGCGGGAGGCGCTGCGCCTGCTGCGCGCCCTCGACGCGTCCGGGTCAAACGCCGATGAGCTGCGCGCCGCGGTGGCGCGGCGCCTCTTCGACCTCGACTCGGGGCTGATCGGCGGACTCGCGGCCTATCGCCGGTACGAACCCCTCCCGGAACGTCCGGTGCATCCGGTCCTCTGGCAGGAAGGCGCCAGCCGGCTGCTGGACCATGGGCCGCCCGGCCGGGGCGAGGCCTCCGGTCCCACCCTGTTCTTCGTGCCCTCCCTGGTGAACCGGGCCTGGGTGCTGGACCTGATGCCGGGGCATTCGATCCTGGCCTGGCTGGCGGGACAGGGCGCGCGCCCCCTGCTGCTGGACTGGGGCTATCCCGGCGATGTGGAGCGGGGGATGGACCTGACCGGCTTCGTCGCCGGGCGGCTGGAACGCGCCCTGGCGGCGGTGCCGGGGCCTGTGGTGCTGGTCGGCTATTGCATGGGGGGGCTGCTGGCCCTGGCGGCGGCGATGCGGCGGCCGGACCGGGTGCGCGCCCTGGCCCTGCTCGCCACGCCCTGGGACTTCCATGCCGGGGATCAGGCACCGCGCGCGCGCAGCCTCGCCGGCCTGCTGCCGCTGCTGGAACCGGCCCTCGCCGCCACCGGCACCCTGCCGGTCGAGGCCATCCAGACCCTCTTCGCCCAGCTCGATCCGTTCGGCGTGGCGCGCAAGTTCCGCGCCTTCGCCCGGCTGAAGCCGGGTTCCGAGCGGGCGGCGCATTTCGTGGCGCTGGAGGACTGGCTGAACGACGGCGTGCCCCTGCCCGCCCCGGTGGCGCGGGAATGCCTGGGCGGCTGGTACGGCCAGAACACCCCGGCCCGCCTGCAATGGCGCGTGGCGGGGGAGGCCGTCGATCCGGCGCGCTGGCGCGGCCCGGCCTTCGTCGCCATCCCGCACCGCGACCGCATCGTGCCGCCCGACAGCGCCCGCGCCCTGGCCGAGGCCCTGCCGGGCGCCCTGCGGCACGATGCGGCGGCGGGGCATATCGGCATGGTCGCCGGGCGGACGGGAGAGACGGTGCTGTGGCGGCCGTTGCTGGACTGGGCGCGCGGGCTGGGGTGA
- a CDS encoding aldo/keto reductase, with the protein MSASQHYAPPGPLGFGGAPLGNMFERVSDADAAATLQAAWDCGIRYFDTAPEYGPGISEHRFGAFLRNQPRDAFVLSTKVGRLLRADASKGGQHGPFVAGLPFRVDYDYTADGARRSIEDSLQRLGLARIDVAYIHDCAEDAHGPRWREVFDTAMKGAAVALTKLREEGVIRAWGLGVNRVEPCVLALEQADPDVFLLAGRYSLLNQPALEELFPRCAERGAHVVVGGPYNSGLIAGGRNFEYQEASAEKVAARDRLAAIAKRHGVDLRAAALQFCAAPEVVCSVIPGTKNPQRVRENVELMRQPIPADFWRALKQDGILPEAAPVPGG; encoded by the coding sequence TTGTCCGCCAGCCAGCATTACGCCCCGCCCGGTCCCCTCGGCTTCGGCGGCGCGCCCCTGGGCAACATGTTCGAACGTGTTTCCGACGCCGATGCCGCGGCCACGCTCCAGGCCGCCTGGGACTGCGGCATCCGCTACTTCGACACCGCGCCGGAATACGGGCCCGGCATTTCCGAGCACCGCTTCGGGGCGTTCCTGCGCAACCAGCCGCGCGACGCGTTCGTGCTCTCCACCAAGGTCGGACGGCTGCTGCGGGCGGATGCCAGCAAGGGCGGGCAGCACGGGCCCTTCGTCGCCGGCCTGCCCTTCCGGGTGGACTATGACTACACGGCCGACGGCGCCCGCCGTTCGATCGAGGACAGCCTGCAACGCCTGGGCCTGGCCCGCATCGACGTGGCCTATATCCATGACTGCGCCGAGGATGCGCATGGGCCACGCTGGCGCGAGGTCTTCGACACGGCGATGAAGGGCGCCGCCGTGGCGCTGACGAAGCTGCGGGAGGAAGGCGTGATCCGCGCCTGGGGCCTGGGGGTGAACCGGGTCGAGCCCTGTGTCCTGGCGCTGGAGCAGGCCGATCCGGATGTCTTCCTGCTCGCCGGGCGCTACAGCCTGCTGAACCAGCCGGCGCTGGAGGAGCTTTTCCCCCGCTGCGCCGAGCGGGGCGCGCATGTGGTGGTGGGCGGCCCGTACAATTCCGGCCTGATCGCCGGCGGGCGGAACTTCGAATACCAGGAGGCTTCCGCCGAGAAGGTCGCCGCGCGCGACCGCCTCGCCGCCATCGCGAAGCGGCATGGCGTGGACCTGCGCGCCGCCGCCCTGCAATTCTGCGCCGCGCCGGAGGTGGTGTGCTCGGTGATCCCCGGCACCAAGAACCCACAGCGGGTGCGGGAGAATGTGGAACTGATGCGCCAACCCATCCCGGCCGATTTCTGGCGGGCCCTGAAGCAGGACGGAATCCTCCCCGAGGCGGCGCCGGTGCCGGGGGGATAG
- a CDS encoding SDR family oxidoreductase — protein sequence MDLGLKDKRAIVCGASRGMGRAIALTLAREGMVLTIAARTPDTIQAAAASIAAETGARVTPVAADLTTGEGRAAVLAACPEPDVLVNNGDGMPPGDFRDWDRDTWVRALDMMMLSPIQMIRGVVDGMMARGFGRIVNLASRSVKSPHAELGLSNGARAGLVNFCAGLSRQTVARGVTINNVLPGIVATEAQEAHVRGLAAMTGRPYEAIWAERAAANPAKRYGTAEEIAAAVAFLCSAQAGFITGQSLLADGGQFPGSF from the coding sequence GTGGATCTCGGGCTCAAGGACAAGCGGGCGATCGTGTGCGGTGCGAGCCGCGGCATGGGGCGGGCCATCGCCCTGACCCTGGCGCGGGAAGGCATGGTGCTGACCATCGCCGCCCGCACGCCGGATACCATCCAGGCCGCCGCCGCCTCCATCGCGGCGGAAACCGGTGCCCGCGTCACCCCCGTCGCGGCAGACCTGACCACCGGGGAGGGACGCGCCGCCGTGCTGGCGGCCTGTCCGGAGCCGGACGTCCTGGTGAACAACGGCGATGGCATGCCGCCCGGCGATTTCCGCGACTGGGACCGCGACACCTGGGTTCGGGCGCTGGACATGATGATGCTCTCGCCGATCCAGATGATCCGTGGCGTGGTGGACGGCATGATGGCGCGCGGCTTCGGGCGCATCGTGAACCTCGCCTCCCGCAGCGTGAAGTCGCCGCATGCGGAGCTGGGCCTGTCCAACGGCGCGCGGGCCGGCCTGGTGAATTTCTGCGCCGGGCTGTCGCGGCAGACCGTGGCGCGGGGCGTCACCATCAACAACGTCCTGCCCGGCATCGTGGCGACGGAGGCGCAGGAGGCGCATGTGCGCGGCCTCGCCGCCATGACCGGCCGGCCCTATGAGGCGATCTGGGCCGAGCGCGCCGCCGCCAACCCGGCGAAGCGCTACGGCACGGCGGAGGAGATCGCGGCGGCCGTGGCCTTCCTCTGCTCGGCCCAGGCGGGCTTCATCACCGGACAGAGCCTGCTCGCCGATGGCGGCCAGTTCCCGGGCAGCTTCTGA
- a CDS encoding CBU_0592 family membrane protein — protein MTELLERLTLVDLVGSIGTLIVVTAYFLTQARLLAATGLAFPLINLCGSGLIALSLSRNFNLASALMEFFWIAISLLGIVQALRERGRRGGC, from the coding sequence ATGACGGAGCTTCTGGAGCGATTGACCCTGGTGGATCTGGTGGGCTCCATCGGGACGCTGATAGTGGTGACGGCCTACTTCCTGACCCAGGCCCGCCTCCTGGCCGCAACCGGCCTGGCCTTCCCGCTCATCAATCTCTGCGGCTCGGGGCTGATCGCCTTGTCCCTGTCGCGGAATTTCAACCTCGCCTCCGCGCTGATGGAGTTCTTCTGGATCGCCATCAGCCTGCTCGGCATCGTCCAGGCTTTGAGGGAAAGGGGCCGGCGCGGCGGCTGCTGA
- a CDS encoding serine hydrolase domain-containing protein gives MELDSLLLQRRVDALLAPWRDRAGPGVALGVVRKGELVLHRGAGLASIEHGVPIGPGTRFRIASVSKQFTCAAILMLREEGKLSLDDPARRHLPELPDLDPGITVAHLMHNTSGIRDMLEIQRQGGADLGTAVDQAMLLEGIRRQRRLNFAPGGRFLYSNSNFLLLGRIAEHLSGEPLPGFLERRIFAPLGMSDTRMVEDPYEAVPRLATGYRPQEGGGWARAPHGFRIGGEGGLVSGVEDLALWDRNFTTRRLGADWLDALSEQTPFNNGRENFYARGMIVRSYRGVRTVGHSGLWPGYRTEFLRVPGHEVTVIAITNDSTADPGALAKRVLDVILEERPGIRPARALPPRGELEALAGCYLDPDSTTTLDITATEDGGATLSLNGLAVKAVAAPDGRLMSPASSTALFIRPLGRELIEVEQDAGHVSRWHRVAPGAALPPGLAGTWRSEEMDAVWTIAPEEGGGMAVRLRGPVVSAGPWRVEPVEGDVVRVHVPGTLMNGWLDVRLLRDAAGAPRELEVHGGRAKRVAYQRLG, from the coding sequence ATGGAACTGGATTCGCTGCTGCTGCAACGCCGGGTGGACGCGCTGCTCGCCCCCTGGAGGGACCGCGCGGGGCCCGGCGTGGCGCTGGGCGTGGTGCGGAAGGGCGAGCTGGTGCTGCACCGGGGCGCGGGGCTCGCCAGCATCGAGCACGGCGTGCCGATCGGGCCGGGCACCCGCTTCCGCATCGCCTCGGTCAGCAAGCAGTTCACCTGCGCCGCGATCCTGATGCTGCGGGAGGAAGGGAAGCTCTCGCTGGACGATCCAGCGCGGCGGCACCTGCCGGAACTGCCCGATCTCGACCCCGGCATCACCGTCGCGCATCTGATGCACAACACCTCCGGCATCCGCGACATGCTGGAGATCCAGCGCCAGGGCGGCGCCGATCTCGGCACGGCGGTGGACCAGGCCATGCTGCTGGAGGGCATCCGCCGCCAGCGCCGGCTGAACTTCGCGCCCGGCGGCCGCTTCCTCTACAGCAACAGCAACTTCCTGCTGCTCGGCCGCATCGCCGAGCACCTGTCCGGCGAGCCCCTGCCCGGCTTCCTGGAACGGCGGATCTTCGCGCCGCTGGGCATGAGCGACACGCGGATGGTGGAGGACCCCTATGAGGCGGTGCCTCGGCTGGCCACCGGCTATCGCCCGCAGGAAGGCGGCGGCTGGGCGCGCGCGCCGCACGGCTTCCGCATCGGCGGGGAGGGCGGGCTGGTGTCCGGCGTCGAGGATCTGGCGCTCTGGGACCGCAACTTCACCACCCGGCGCCTGGGCGCGGACTGGCTGGACGCGCTCTCGGAACAGACGCCCTTCAACAACGGGCGGGAGAATTTCTACGCGCGCGGCATGATCGTGCGCAGCTATCGCGGCGTGCGGACGGTCGGCCATTCCGGCCTCTGGCCCGGCTACCGCACCGAATTCCTGCGCGTGCCCGGCCATGAGGTGACGGTGATCGCCATCACCAATGACAGCACCGCCGATCCCGGCGCGCTGGCGAAGCGGGTGCTGGACGTGATCCTGGAGGAGCGGCCGGGCATCCGCCCGGCGCGGGCCCTGCCTCCGCGTGGCGAGCTGGAGGCGCTGGCGGGCTGCTACCTGGACCCGGACAGCACCACCACGCTGGACATCACGGCGACGGAGGATGGCGGGGCCACGCTGTCGCTGAACGGCCTCGCCGTGAAGGCCGTGGCGGCGCCGGACGGGCGGCTGATGTCGCCCGCCAGCAGCACCGCGCTGTTCATCCGGCCACTGGGGCGGGAGCTGATCGAGGTGGAACAGGATGCCGGGCATGTCTCGCGCTGGCACCGCGTGGCCCCCGGCGCCGCCCTGCCGCCCGGCCTCGCCGGCACCTGGCGCAGCGAGGAGATGGACGCGGTCTGGACCATCGCGCCGGAGGAAGGCGGAGGCATGGCGGTGCGGCTGCGCGGCCCGGTGGTCTCGGCCGGCCCCTGGCGGGTGGAGCCGGTGGAGGGCGACGTGGTGCGCGTGCATGTGCCCGGCACGCTGATGAATGGCTGGCTGGACGTGCGGCTGCTGCGCGACGCGGCCGGGGCGCCCAGGGAGCTGGAGGTCCATGGCGGGCGGGCGAAGCGGGTGGCCTATCAGCGCCTCGGCTGA
- the phaR gene encoding polyhydroxyalkanoate synthesis repressor PhaR encodes MVEPTRLREMPDDDTAGSSQATGQGPSQPAKPPVVVKKYANRRLYNTESSSYVTLEDLAQMVRAGRDFVVYDAKSGDDITRSVLTQIIVEEESKGSAMLPTSFLRQLIGLYGGNMQTVVPRYLETVMAGFAQQQEQIRRSMEAMGGLTSFPTPFAGFEELSKQNMAMMERAMTLFSPFSATRREGAAPPSEVDLLREELAAVKEELARAKAGKG; translated from the coding sequence ATGGTCGAACCCACGAGGCTCCGCGAAATGCCGGACGACGACACCGCCGGATCCAGCCAGGCGACCGGCCAGGGGCCGTCCCAGCCGGCGAAGCCGCCGGTGGTGGTGAAGAAATACGCCAATCGCCGCCTCTATAACACCGAGAGCAGTTCCTACGTCACCCTCGAGGACCTCGCCCAGATGGTCCGCGCCGGGCGCGACTTCGTCGTCTACGACGCCAAGTCGGGCGACGACATCACCCGCTCGGTGCTGACGCAGATCATCGTCGAGGAGGAATCGAAGGGCAGCGCCATGCTGCCGACCTCCTTCCTGCGCCAGTTGATCGGCCTCTATGGCGGCAACATGCAGACCGTGGTGCCGCGCTATCTGGAAACGGTGATGGCCGGATTCGCCCAGCAGCAGGAGCAGATCCGCCGCTCCATGGAGGCGATGGGCGGCCTGACCTCCTTCCCCACGCCCTTCGCCGGGTTCGAGGAGCTGAGCAAGCAGAACATGGCGATGATGGAACGCGCCATGACCCTCTTCAGCCCCTTCAGCGCCACGCGCCGCGAAGGCGCGGCCCCGCCGAGCGAGGTCGATCTGCTGCGCGAGGAACTGGCGGCGGTGAAGGAGGAACTGGCCAGGGCCAAGGCGGGGAAAGGCTGA
- a CDS encoding alpha/beta hydrolase produces the protein MRRKWKRHDDPRELRAALSAPGRASIPYTDPFSPDRPLVLECYRPAAHRPDSPVVLVQHGMGRNGDEYCEAWVPAADRHGLLIVATSFPAASWPGSRPYNDGHVLEEDGSLRPRENWSQAIPGRVFALLREAGLTTRDKAHLWGHSAGGQFVHRLMATQPHDIFEAVGPANAGWYTLPTLDLPYPQGLAGIGLSREDVVRLLAYPMVLFAGDQDIETQADNLPKHEAALAQGPHRFARAHHYLARGQAEAARLGVPCNWRLVVVPGIGHEGMRMSAVAADYWFDGRMPEAPVAPRAVTTEL, from the coding sequence TTGCGACGGAAGTGGAAGAGACACGATGACCCCCGGGAACTGCGCGCGGCCCTTTCCGCCCCTGGCCGGGCCTCCATCCCCTATACCGATCCCTTCAGCCCCGACCGGCCGCTGGTGCTCGAATGCTACCGCCCGGCCGCCCACCGGCCGGACAGCCCGGTGGTGCTGGTGCAGCACGGCATGGGCCGCAATGGCGACGAATACTGCGAGGCCTGGGTCCCCGCCGCCGACCGGCACGGGCTGCTGATCGTGGCGACAAGTTTTCCGGCGGCCTCCTGGCCCGGCTCGCGGCCCTACAACGACGGCCATGTGCTGGAAGAGGATGGCAGCCTGCGGCCGAGGGAGAACTGGTCCCAGGCCATTCCCGGCCGTGTCTTCGCCCTGTTGCGCGAGGCCGGGCTGACCACGCGGGACAAGGCCCATCTCTGGGGGCATTCGGCCGGCGGCCAGTTCGTGCACCGGCTGATGGCGACGCAGCCGCACGACATCTTCGAGGCGGTGGGCCCGGCCAATGCCGGCTGGTACACGCTGCCCACGCTCGACCTGCCCTATCCGCAGGGCCTGGCCGGCATCGGCCTGTCGCGCGAGGACGTGGTGCGGCTGCTCGCCTATCCCATGGTCCTCTTCGCCGGGGACCAGGACATCGAGACCCAGGCGGACAACCTGCCGAAGCACGAGGCGGCGCTGGCGCAGGGGCCGCACCGCTTCGCCCGCGCGCATCACTACCTGGCCCGTGGGCAGGCGGAGGCGGCGCGCCTGGGCGTCCCCTGCAACTGGCGGCTCGTGGTGGTGCCGGGCATCGGCCATGAGGGCATGCGCATGTCCGCCGTGGCGGCGGACTACTGGTTCGATGGCCGGATGCCCGAGGCGCCTGTGGCACCGCGCGCCGTGACGACGGAGCTCTGA
- a CDS encoding ABC transporter substrate-binding protein: MLARPFLFLAPVLMAGAILAPHPARAQPAEAPLLRIGLAAEPSAADPHHYALTPNSTLRAHLFDALTDVDAALKVVPGLATRWERTDDRSWVFHLRPGVTFSNGESFGAPDVVFSFCRILNNKDELVSSFSQIVRRLESVEAKGEDTLLIRTRVPEPLLLSDLSALAVIPRSLGRKEGVRFDGGTACGGEAQGPWPTQAAFNSGSAAIGTGPYRLATYARGEAIVLRRNEHYWGPKPHWAEIRMTPITQAGPRMAALLAGDQDLIESPATADLPRLRREARFAIAAAPTTRLIFLQLDTARDPSPFVEGRNALRDPRVRQALSLAIDRKALQERIMDGGATPATQFLPDGMLGTIPGLPVLPYDPAKAKALLAEAGYPDGVSLTLHATNNRYINDARLAQAIVQQWQRIGVKAELDAIPAVSFFARRGKRDFSVAMGGWSTDAGETLNFFRSWLISTDAAKGLGTSNYGGWSDPAFDHDVGAALLEMDEGRRATLLQQAGRRALAEMPVIPLHFESAVWAMRKGLRYPGRVDQTTLATEVEETR, from the coding sequence ATGCTGGCACGTCCTTTCCTGTTCCTGGCACCGGTCCTGATGGCCGGTGCCATCCTCGCGCCCCATCCCGCGCGGGCCCAGCCCGCCGAGGCGCCGCTCCTTCGCATCGGCCTGGCCGCGGAGCCGAGTGCCGCCGACCCGCACCATTACGCCCTGACGCCCAACAGCACCCTGCGGGCCCATCTCTTCGATGCCCTGACGGATGTGGACGCGGCGCTGAAGGTGGTGCCGGGCCTCGCCACCCGCTGGGAGCGGACGGATGACCGGAGCTGGGTCTTCCACCTCCGGCCCGGCGTGACGTTCTCCAATGGCGAGTCCTTCGGCGCGCCCGATGTCGTCTTCTCCTTCTGCCGCATCCTGAACAACAAGGATGAACTGGTCTCCTCCTTCTCGCAGATCGTGCGGCGCCTCGAATCGGTGGAGGCGAAGGGCGAGGACACGCTGCTGATCCGGACCCGGGTGCCGGAACCGCTCCTGCTCTCCGATCTTTCCGCCCTGGCCGTCATCCCGCGCTCGCTGGGGCGCAAGGAAGGCGTCCGCTTCGATGGCGGGACCGCCTGTGGCGGGGAGGCGCAGGGCCCCTGGCCGACGCAGGCCGCCTTCAACAGTGGCAGCGCCGCGATCGGCACAGGCCCCTATCGCCTGGCCACCTATGCGCGGGGCGAAGCCATCGTGCTGCGGCGGAACGAGCACTACTGGGGGCCGAAGCCGCACTGGGCCGAGATCCGGATGACCCCCATCACCCAGGCCGGGCCGCGCATGGCGGCGCTGCTGGCGGGGGACCAGGACCTGATCGAGTCGCCCGCCACCGCCGACCTGCCGCGCCTGCGCCGGGAGGCCCGGTTCGCCATCGCCGCCGCGCCCACCACGCGGCTGATCTTCCTGCAACTCGACACGGCCCGCGATCCGTCGCCCTTCGTGGAGGGGAGGAACGCGCTGCGCGATCCGCGCGTGCGGCAGGCGCTCTCCCTGGCCATCGACCGCAAGGCGCTGCAGGAGCGGATCATGGATGGCGGCGCCACCCCGGCCACCCAGTTCCTGCCGGACGGCATGCTCGGCACCATCCCCGGCCTGCCGGTGCTGCCCTACGATCCCGCGAAGGCGAAGGCGCTGCTCGCGGAGGCCGGCTATCCGGACGGCGTCTCGCTGACGCTGCACGCCACCAACAACCGCTACATCAACGACGCGCGCCTGGCGCAGGCCATCGTGCAGCAGTGGCAGCGCATCGGCGTGAAGGCGGAGCTCGACGCCATCCCCGCCGTCAGCTTCTTCGCCCGCCGCGGCAAGCGGGACTTCTCCGTCGCGATGGGCGGATGGAGCACGGATGCGGGCGAGACGCTGAACTTCTTCCGCTCCTGGCTCATCAGCACCGATGCCGCCAAGGGGCTCGGCACCAGCAATTACGGCGGCTGGTCGGACCCCGCCTTCGACCATGACGTCGGTGCCGCGCTGCTGGAGATGGATGAGGGCCGGCGCGCCACCCTGTTGCAGCAGGCCGGCCGCCGCGCCCTGGCGGAGATGCCCGTCATCCCCCTGCATTTCGAGAGCGCGGTCTGGGCGATGCGCAAGGGCCTGCGCTATCCCGGCCGCGTCGATCAGACGACCCTTGCGACGGAAGTGGAAGAGACACGATGA
- a CDS encoding serine hydrolase domain-containing protein, which produces MNRPAFGTPWPSPAAAGFDPTRFARVLNRAQSLGCEGLLVLREGRTVGAMGDPAWKANIRSIRKSILCALIGMAVAEGRMDLSATLESLGIDDRERLSPVERGATVHDLLTARSGIMHPAGYESDWMKRIKPPRHAHPPGTRWTYNNWDFNALGTVYERMTGQGIPEAFATRLAGPLGMQDFTAGDAFHVASPESLHPAYPIRLSARDLARFGQLWLQEGRWGEEQLVPADWVRASLRPLSDAGDDGAYGYMWWLCRDGIHLPGVILPRDAYSARGWGGHLLLVVPGLALVVVHRAQTETEPFRTVSKPAMGLLIAALLDSLV; this is translated from the coding sequence ATGAACCGCCCCGCCTTCGGCACGCCCTGGCCCAGCCCCGCCGCCGCCGGCTTCGATCCCACCCGCTTCGCCCGTGTGCTGAACCGCGCGCAGTCCCTGGGCTGCGAGGGGCTGCTGGTGCTGCGCGAAGGGCGCACCGTCGGCGCCATGGGCGACCCGGCCTGGAAGGCGAACATCCGGTCGATCCGGAAGTCCATCCTCTGCGCCCTGATCGGCATGGCGGTGGCGGAGGGGCGGATGGACCTGTCGGCGACGCTGGAATCCCTGGGCATCGACGACCGCGAAAGGCTCTCGCCCGTGGAGCGCGGCGCCACGGTCCATGACCTGCTGACCGCGCGCTCCGGCATCATGCATCCGGCCGGCTACGAGAGCGACTGGATGAAGCGGATCAAGCCGCCGCGCCATGCCCATCCGCCCGGCACGCGCTGGACCTACAACAACTGGGACTTCAACGCCCTCGGCACGGTCTACGAGCGCATGACCGGCCAGGGCATTCCGGAAGCCTTCGCCACCCGCCTCGCCGGGCCGCTGGGGATGCAGGATTTCACAGCCGGCGACGCCTTTCATGTGGCATCGCCCGAAAGCCTCCACCCGGCCTATCCGATCCGCCTTTCGGCCCGCGACCTCGCCCGCTTCGGCCAGCTCTGGCTGCAGGAGGGGCGATGGGGGGAGGAACAGCTCGTGCCCGCCGACTGGGTGCGCGCCTCCCTGCGGCCCCTCTCCGATGCGGGCGATGACGGCGCCTATGGCTACATGTGGTGGCTCTGCCGCGACGGCATCCACCTGCCCGGGGTGATCCTGCCGCGCGACGCCTATTCGGCGCGCGGCTGGGGCGGGCATCTCCTGCTGGTGGTGCCCGGCCTCGCCCTGGTCGTGGTCCATCGCGCGCAGACGGAAACCGAGCCCTTCCGCACCGTCAGCAAGCCGGCGATGGGGCTCCTCATCGCCGCGCTGCTCGACTCCCTGGTCTGA